The following are encoded in a window of Armatimonadota bacterium genomic DNA:
- a CDS encoding DUF881 domain-containing protein: protein MSALALAIGLAGSMLWVTGLTRNGLDEPSLDTQTRRGFNSIDNEREYAELSDEVTKLREEMTRMENTIAEGSEGAKQLNESLQSTKLYAGLTEVEGPGISVVLRDSERPAENIIDLSGSIIHDTDVLRIVNELWSAGAESISVNGLRVGLRSSFRCVGPTILVDSVRIASPVTIRVIGDPETLMGAMNLPGGPLDEIRAVDPAMVRIEIVESHVLPAFAGSTASKFAKPTKDRS from the coding sequence GTGAGCGCGCTGGCGCTCGCAATCGGCCTAGCGGGTTCGATGCTTTGGGTCACCGGCCTCACGAGGAACGGCCTGGACGAGCCTTCGCTGGACACGCAGACCCGGCGGGGCTTCAACAGCATCGATAACGAGCGCGAGTACGCCGAACTTTCGGACGAAGTAACAAAGTTGCGCGAAGAGATGACGCGGATGGAGAACACCATCGCCGAAGGGAGCGAGGGCGCGAAGCAACTGAACGAAAGCCTTCAAAGTACGAAGCTGTACGCCGGGTTGACGGAGGTCGAGGGGCCTGGCATATCAGTGGTCTTGCGAGACTCGGAGCGTCCGGCGGAGAACATCATAGACCTCAGCGGTTCGATCATCCACGATACCGACGTCCTCAGGATCGTCAACGAGCTTTGGAGCGCGGGTGCGGAGTCTATAAGCGTGAACGGGTTGCGCGTTGGTCTCCGATCGAGCTTCAGATGCGTTGGCCCCACGATTCTCGTCGACAGCGTTCGAATCGCCTCGCCCGTGACGATCCGCGTCATCGGCGATCCGGAGACGCTGATGGGCGCGATGAACTTGCCGGGCGGTCCGCTCGACGAAATCCGGGCCGTCGACCCCGCAATGGTGCGGATCGAGATCGTTGAGTCGCACGTGCTGCCGGCGTTTGCCGGGTCTACGGCCTCAAAATTCGCCAAGCCGACGAAGGATCGATCGTGA
- a CDS encoding small basic family protein, translating into MGRRDAVEGKFQTDAFLSGFVANALIATFLSLLGDYLGINLFLAVVLVIGWRIFKYLSRLRKHVLSSWRGCRQSDDPVDDGDLDSTVGMT; encoded by the coding sequence TTGGGCCGTCGAGACGCTGTAGAGGGTAAGTTTCAGACAGACGCCTTCTTGAGTGGATTTGTCGCCAACGCGCTGATCGCAACTTTTCTCTCTTTGCTGGGAGATTATCTTGGGATCAACCTGTTTTTGGCAGTGGTTCTCGTGATCGGATGGCGTATATTTAAGTACCTCAGCCGTCTTCGGAAGCACGTGCTCAGTAGTTGGCGAGGTTGTCGTCAGTCGGATGACCCGGTTGACGACGGTGATTTGGACAGTACCGTTGGCATGACATGA
- the murD gene encoding UDP-N-acetylmuramoyl-L-alanine--D-glutamate ligase, with the protein MKLDGTRIAVAGMAKSGISVGFAAKELGAAVTVFDEKPADHPSILPAVDTLNAAGVVAAPGWHGHLSDEDFDMLVLSPGVPMNHPCVADMKEREVIGEIEFAYRITSDPILAITGTNGKSTTTVLTWLLLRAAGVDAVLCGNIAGSGYDELTLTDASMQSVDVLVAEVSSFQLEFVQRFRPRVAAITNITPDHLERHASFAEYESCKYRLLEKMSASDVVIVNLDERTVDPDRIPPAPRKIKFAPDGFGATSGVTARAGDRLFLSGDDIAIASLPLLGDHNLANAMMAWEMADAFLKEPSSDQHDAMLSALLKFTGLANRMELVRERGGVKFVNNSVCTNPEAIIASCRGIDGPQRLLIGGKRKNLDFAPLGEFLATSGNPAYIFGPEADELSAQMGAALSTFEDLPKAFAAAASDASDGDFVVLSPGCASAEPYANFKERGDDFRRLVEEWIAQ; encoded by the coding sequence ATGAAGCTCGACGGCACGAGAATCGCAGTCGCTGGCATGGCGAAATCCGGCATCTCTGTGGGATTCGCGGCAAAAGAGCTAGGCGCGGCTGTCACCGTCTTCGACGAGAAGCCCGCCGATCATCCGAGCATCCTGCCAGCGGTCGATACTCTGAACGCAGCCGGTGTTGTAGCCGCGCCGGGCTGGCACGGCCACCTGTCGGACGAAGACTTCGACATGCTGGTTCTCTCGCCGGGCGTGCCGATGAACCACCCGTGTGTCGCGGATATGAAGGAGAGGGAAGTGATTGGTGAGATCGAGTTTGCCTACCGAATCACATCCGATCCGATTCTGGCGATCACGGGCACCAACGGCAAGAGCACAACGACGGTGCTGACGTGGCTGTTGCTTCGTGCAGCTGGCGTCGACGCTGTTCTCTGCGGCAACATCGCAGGGTCGGGGTACGACGAGCTGACCCTGACCGACGCCTCGATGCAGAGCGTGGACGTCCTGGTCGCCGAAGTCAGCAGTTTCCAGCTAGAGTTCGTCCAGCGGTTCCGACCGCGCGTGGCAGCGATCACGAACATTACACCGGATCACTTGGAGCGTCATGCGAGCTTCGCTGAGTACGAATCGTGCAAGTATCGACTGCTGGAAAAGATGAGTGCGAGCGACGTCGTCATCGTGAATTTAGATGAGCGCACAGTCGACCCAGATCGCATTCCGCCAGCGCCAAGAAAGATCAAGTTCGCCCCAGACGGGTTCGGCGCTACGTCGGGCGTGACGGCCAGGGCAGGAGATCGCCTGTTCCTGAGCGGAGACGACATCGCCATCGCGTCGTTGCCGCTCCTCGGTGACCACAACTTGGCGAACGCAATGATGGCTTGGGAGATGGCGGACGCATTCCTAAAGGAGCCGTCGAGCGATCAGCACGACGCCATGCTGTCTGCGCTCCTCAAGTTCACCGGGCTGGCCAACCGCATGGAGCTAGTGAGGGAGCGAGGCGGCGTGAAGTTCGTGAACAACTCCGTCTGCACAAACCCAGAGGCGATCATCGCTAGCTGTCGGGGGATCGACGGTCCACAACGGCTGCTCATAGGAGGGAAACGGAAGAACCTGGACTTCGCGCCGCTGGGAGAGTTCCTCGCCACTTCGGGAAATCCGGCGTACATCTTCGGCCCTGAGGCTGACGAACTGTCGGCGCAGATGGGAGCGGCTTTGTCGACTTTTGAAGATCTCCCGAAGGCGTTTGCAGCAGCCGCCAGCGATGCAAGCGACGGTGATTTCGTCGTGCTATCGCCTGGCTGTGCCAGCGCAGAGCCGTATGCGAACTTCAAAGAGCGGGGCGACGATTTTCGGCGACTGGTAGAGGAGTGGATCGCCCAATGA
- the ftsZ gene encoding cell division protein FtsZ produces MVGQIDVEAKGASIKVIGVGGGGSNAVNRMIETGIRGIEFIAMNSDVQALDRSQASKRIQLGQNLTRGLGAGGDPEIGRAAAEESKNEIRKALEGADMVFLTAGMGGGTGTGAAPVIAEIAREVGALVIAIVTKPFRFEGRRREKYAEEGIVSLVGRVDTIITIPNERLKEVVERRTSLGEAFRIADDILRQGVQGISDIITVPGQINVDFADVKSVMSGAGVALMGIGHGIGEHRSIQAAQSATQSRLLEQTINGAKGLLVNITCGEDLTLSEVTEAMEYIHGLCDESEANIYFGTVIEPDMKDEVRITVLATGFDAVPRMGRNGQATASVQADQDLPPTQYGTRVSPQEIWRQEKARASREAPEPETVFEEEDVDIPAFLREHRRRQTEQA; encoded by the coding sequence ATTGTTGGACAAATCGACGTGGAAGCGAAAGGCGCAAGTATAAAAGTCATTGGCGTAGGCGGAGGCGGCTCTAACGCCGTCAACCGCATGATTGAGACCGGTATCCGCGGCATCGAGTTCATTGCCATGAACTCCGATGTTCAAGCGTTAGATCGGTCTCAGGCGAGCAAGCGAATCCAGCTAGGCCAAAACCTCACGCGAGGTCTCGGAGCCGGAGGCGATCCGGAGATTGGAAGGGCCGCTGCAGAAGAGAGCAAGAACGAAATCAGGAAGGCGCTCGAGGGGGCTGATATGGTGTTCTTGACGGCTGGCATGGGCGGCGGCACGGGAACGGGCGCTGCGCCGGTCATCGCCGAAATCGCGCGCGAAGTCGGCGCCCTGGTCATTGCGATCGTCACAAAGCCGTTCCGATTTGAAGGGAGACGAAGGGAGAAGTATGCCGAGGAGGGCATCGTGTCGCTCGTCGGTAGAGTTGACACGATCATCACCATCCCGAACGAACGGCTCAAAGAGGTCGTCGAGAGGCGCACAAGCCTAGGCGAGGCGTTTCGGATCGCCGACGACATCCTTAGGCAGGGGGTTCAGGGCATCAGCGACATCATCACGGTGCCGGGTCAGATCAACGTCGATTTTGCGGACGTCAAGTCCGTAATGAGCGGCGCGGGGGTTGCGCTGATGGGCATCGGACACGGAATCGGTGAACATCGGTCCATACAAGCGGCGCAGAGCGCGACGCAGAGCCGGTTGCTGGAGCAGACGATCAACGGGGCCAAGGGGCTTCTCGTCAACATTACGTGCGGCGAGGACCTAACGCTCAGCGAGGTCACTGAAGCTATGGAGTACATCCACGGTCTCTGCGATGAATCAGAGGCCAACATCTATTTCGGTACCGTAATCGAGCCCGATATGAAAGACGAAGTCCGGATCACCGTATTGGCGACCGGATTCGACGCGGTTCCGCGGATGGGGAGGAACGGCCAGGCAACTGCGTCGGTTCAGGCCGATCAGGACTTGCCGCCTACTCAGTACGGAACGCGCGTATCGCCGCAAGAGATCTGGCGGCAGGAAAAGGCCAGAGCGTCTCGAGAGGCACCCGAGCCGGAGACGGTCTTCGAAGAGGAAGACGTGGATATCCCGGCGTTCCTGCGCGAGCACAGGCGTCGTCAGACCGAGCAAGCCTAA
- the murC gene encoding UDP-N-acetylmuramate--L-alanine ligase, translating to MRTKHENATAFNDRSELAGHKSFVLVGIGGAGMSGVARMLCNRGFTVKGTDLTDSPLIDGLRELQVEVRIGHTAEVVAEGDAVVFSDAIPLDSSPEYQRAKELGCPVFRRSQCLGWMLEGKKTIAVTGTHGKTTVTGMIAAGLRAAGLDPTIVVGAEVPEFGGSVIDGKGEWAVVEACEAYDSFHDFDPTIVVLTNLEMDHADFHGTWEDLRDSVLRFVKRLPEDGVLVYCKEDEGSSEIAESFDGETRGYDRQMALNIGHPEVHKERLKEIPGTEKHQASSGRGYVTRTMPLLLFGEHNWTNASGALRAIIEATRMSGEEEALGTVSAVQAAVITFRGADRRLQSFAFGEIDIVDDYAHHPTEIRATIQALREKYPDRRLVVVYQPHLYSRTNDLIPEFAEALDLADHVFLTDIYPAREDPIPGISSLRVAELMTSPVTYVPSRHLLPRKVNDFAQPGDVVVGMGAGNISDFAPAMIKEMERPEKPRIAVVYGGDSAEREVSILSGREVHAALTELGYEASLLDATELLLSGGDLSDLQGDARPDLAFLCVHGTNAEDGAIQGLFELLHIPYTGSGILASAIVMDKSLTKTILQRRGIAVPPGVLIESESERPEKMPPPPVIVKPNAQGSTIGLSFVERQDQLDDAIKLAFRYDDKVLVEEWIKGVEIAVPVAGDTALPVVEIVPASGRYDFESKYTPGATEEICPAMITDEQTAEAQRLALECHSALGCKGVTRTDMIVAKDGIVVLEVNTLPGFTATSLVPRSAVEHGWSFQDLVRWMVRDAIKIEEAPRSR from the coding sequence ATGAGAACGAAGCACGAGAACGCCACCGCTTTCAATGACCGGTCAGAGTTGGCCGGTCACAAGTCGTTCGTTCTCGTCGGTATCGGCGGCGCTGGAATGAGCGGCGTGGCGCGGATGCTTTGCAATCGCGGCTTTACGGTTAAAGGGACGGACCTGACCGATTCGCCCTTGATCGATGGTCTTCGCGAACTCCAAGTCGAGGTCAGAATCGGCCACACGGCAGAAGTTGTCGCCGAGGGTGACGCCGTCGTGTTCTCCGACGCGATTCCGCTGGATTCTTCGCCTGAATACCAGCGAGCCAAGGAGCTTGGCTGCCCAGTGTTCCGCCGCTCGCAGTGCCTGGGCTGGATGCTGGAAGGGAAGAAGACCATCGCCGTAACCGGCACGCACGGCAAGACGACAGTGACGGGCATGATCGCCGCTGGCTTGCGCGCCGCAGGGCTCGACCCGACGATCGTCGTCGGGGCAGAGGTGCCGGAGTTCGGTGGATCCGTGATCGACGGCAAGGGAGAGTGGGCGGTTGTCGAGGCTTGCGAGGCGTACGACTCATTTCACGACTTCGATCCGACGATCGTGGTGTTGACGAACCTCGAGATGGACCACGCGGATTTTCACGGAACTTGGGAAGATCTTCGCGACTCCGTCCTTCGATTCGTGAAAAGGCTGCCCGAGGATGGAGTGCTGGTCTATTGCAAGGAAGACGAGGGCTCCTCGGAGATCGCAGAGTCATTTGACGGTGAGACACGAGGCTACGACAGACAGATGGCGCTGAATATCGGTCATCCCGAAGTCCACAAGGAGAGACTCAAGGAGATTCCGGGCACAGAAAAACACCAAGCAAGTTCCGGTCGCGGCTACGTAACTCGCACGATGCCGCTCCTTCTCTTCGGCGAACACAACTGGACGAACGCAAGCGGTGCCCTCCGAGCGATCATTGAGGCAACGAGAATGTCTGGCGAGGAGGAGGCTCTTGGTACGGTGAGTGCAGTCCAAGCCGCCGTCATTACGTTCCGTGGTGCAGATCGCCGCCTTCAGTCGTTCGCGTTCGGCGAGATCGACATCGTAGACGACTACGCCCACCACCCGACGGAAATCCGGGCGACCATCCAGGCTCTGCGCGAGAAGTACCCAGACCGCCGCCTGGTCGTCGTCTACCAGCCGCACCTCTATTCGCGCACGAACGACCTGATACCCGAGTTCGCAGAGGCGCTAGACCTCGCAGACCACGTATTCCTGACGGACATCTACCCTGCGCGCGAAGACCCGATCCCCGGCATCAGCAGCCTGCGAGTCGCCGAGCTGATGACGTCACCCGTCACGTATGTGCCTAGCCGCCATCTGCTTCCAAGGAAGGTCAACGACTTCGCTCAGCCAGGGGACGTCGTGGTCGGCATGGGCGCGGGGAACATCTCCGACTTTGCACCAGCTATGATCAAGGAGATGGAGCGACCGGAGAAGCCAAGGATCGCCGTGGTCTACGGCGGCGACAGCGCGGAGAGGGAAGTCAGCATCCTGAGCGGGCGCGAAGTTCACGCCGCGCTCACGGAATTAGGATACGAAGCGAGCCTTCTCGATGCAACAGAGCTGTTGTTGAGCGGCGGCGATCTGTCCGACCTGCAAGGCGACGCCAGGCCGGATCTTGCGTTCCTTTGCGTACACGGGACGAACGCCGAGGACGGCGCGATCCAGGGGCTGTTCGAGCTGCTGCACATCCCGTACACCGGCAGCGGAATCCTCGCCAGCGCGATCGTCATGGACAAGAGCCTGACCAAGACGATCTTACAGCGGCGCGGGATCGCCGTCCCCCCGGGCGTGCTGATCGAAAGCGAAAGCGAGCGGCCAGAGAAAATGCCTCCGCCCCCCGTGATCGTAAAACCGAACGCACAAGGATCAACCATCGGGCTTTCGTTCGTCGAGCGACAGGATCAGCTCGACGACGCGATCAAGTTAGCGTTCCGATACGACGACAAGGTGCTCGTCGAGGAGTGGATAAAAGGGGTCGAGATCGCTGTCCCGGTCGCGGGCGACACTGCGCTTCCCGTCGTCGAGATCGTTCCCGCCAGCGGCCGTTACGACTTCGAGAGCAAGTACACGCCGGGCGCGACAGAGGAGATCTGCCCGGCCATGATTACGGATGAACAGACTGCGGAGGCGCAACGGCTCGCGCTTGAGTGTCACAGCGCCCTCGGGTGCAAGGGCGTGACCCGAACGGACATGATCGTGGCGAAGGACGGGATCGTGGTCTTGGAGGTCAACACGCTGCCGGGGTTTACTGCGACCAGCCTCGTGCCCCGGAGCGCCGTAGAGCATGGCTGGAGCTTTCAAGACCTAGTCAGGTGGATGGTACGAGATGCAATCAAGATCGAAGAGGCGCCGCGGTCGCGATAG
- a CDS encoding FtsW/RodA/SpoVE family cell cycle protein → MNVRRLIPDRPLFGLCLLASVVGLIAIWDSGYVRSAAAGSFLPHELKTQFIFLLLAVGLALLCPLVSRKSLPVIGAVSFGIGVSLLLLVRYSPMGHSEGGARRWLVIFGHTMQPSEFVKLAVILFLAAALAGHEKWVKPKRAIRSLWQRLDKIWLPKLARGWPLLLILPVLYFVEGQPDLATAAVIAVCTLAIVVAAGVSWRSISTIVVVAIAFGAAAVYAQPYRLERFARHEARWSAENIHGSGFQPALSEWALARGSLTGVGIGQGQAKQNRLPAATTDFVMTTVGEETGLIGSLAVILLLAAITWRLICLSMRSSDRFSSLILIGIGVWIGAQTCVNIWMVNAHLPPIGIPLPFVSAGGSSLVALWLGIGTAMSVVQRVKNEEVSSDEAGHYGWRNRRARISRA, encoded by the coding sequence ATGAACGTCCGCAGGCTGATACCGGATCGCCCCCTGTTCGGCCTTTGCCTTCTCGCGTCGGTCGTCGGGCTGATCGCCATTTGGGACTCCGGCTACGTTCGCTCCGCCGCCGCCGGATCGTTCTTGCCGCACGAACTGAAGACGCAGTTCATTTTCTTGTTGCTCGCAGTCGGGCTTGCGCTGCTCTGCCCGCTGGTTTCGCGCAAGTCGCTGCCGGTGATCGGCGCGGTTTCGTTCGGGATCGGAGTCAGCCTGCTCCTGCTCGTCCGATACTCTCCTATGGGACATTCGGAAGGCGGGGCGAGACGGTGGCTGGTCATATTTGGACACACGATGCAGCCGTCCGAGTTCGTAAAGCTGGCAGTGATCCTATTCCTGGCCGCTGCGTTGGCCGGGCACGAGAAATGGGTCAAGCCGAAGCGCGCGATCAGGAGCCTCTGGCAGAGGCTTGACAAAATCTGGCTGCCGAAGCTCGCGCGCGGTTGGCCGCTGCTGCTCATCTTGCCCGTCCTGTACTTCGTCGAGGGGCAGCCCGACCTCGCCACGGCCGCGGTCATTGCGGTCTGCACGCTCGCCATAGTCGTCGCGGCCGGGGTGAGCTGGCGCTCTATCTCAACGATCGTCGTCGTCGCGATCGCCTTTGGAGCGGCGGCCGTATACGCGCAGCCGTACAGACTCGAGCGGTTCGCAAGGCACGAGGCGAGGTGGTCGGCCGAGAACATTCACGGCTCAGGTTTCCAGCCGGCGTTGTCGGAGTGGGCGCTGGCGCGAGGCAGCCTGACGGGCGTCGGCATTGGGCAAGGGCAGGCCAAGCAGAACCGGCTGCCCGCAGCCACGACCGACTTCGTGATGACGACCGTCGGCGAGGAGACCGGCTTAATCGGTTCGCTGGCCGTAATCCTGCTGCTGGCCGCGATCACTTGGCGGCTGATATGCCTGAGCATGCGGTCGAGCGACCGGTTTTCGTCGCTAATCCTAATTGGCATCGGCGTTTGGATCGGAGCGCAGACTTGCGTCAATATATGGATGGTCAACGCCCACCTGCCGCCGATCGGCATACCGTTGCCGTTCGTGAGTGCCGGCGGATCGAGCCTGGTTGCGCTTTGGTTGGGAATCGGTACGGCGATGAGCGTCGTGCAAAGAGTCAAGAACGAGGAGGTGTCGTCCGATGAGGCTGGCCATTACGGGTGGCGGAACAGGCGGGCACGTATTTCCCGCGCTTGA
- the ftsA gene encoding cell division protein FtsA, giving the protein MSNRTFVLDLGSSKVACLVAERSEDRLKLVDAAAVGSRGMHRGEIVDEDALTKCIQVAMTRIDMDLPTSAEVIVNIGSTKMKSQTARGIRPIYPPDKVIQQEDVLQVATHSRQIQLPSDEDTIQALPREYVLDGSDVVPDPIGKRASRLEVRTHVTTCPRSDLDALGRVVESAGLRMGPILPSGIASGLAAGRSSSANDSFIIVDIGSGTTDIAVFIRGASAFAASLPVSSEHITNDIAALLKISKEDAESLKLSAGNADPKEIEQDDVVSVKQVAEESARPFQRKVLCEIIESRVREIAQLVKNRLQDSELADELPKCVLLTGGGSHLPGMSAVFGTVFEGCRCSTATPRIGGTNSRQVAVPEMATLVGLAEYGLDGEDELVPASGAGSWKDRIRSLRLRIGSR; this is encoded by the coding sequence ATGAGTAACCGCACATTTGTATTGGACCTTGGCTCTTCTAAAGTCGCGTGTCTTGTTGCGGAGCGGTCCGAAGACCGCCTGAAACTCGTGGATGCGGCTGCGGTCGGCAGCCGTGGAATGCATCGCGGCGAGATCGTCGACGAGGACGCCTTGACCAAGTGCATTCAAGTCGCCATGACCCGTATCGACATGGATCTTCCAACTTCGGCCGAGGTGATCGTGAACATCGGCTCGACGAAGATGAAGAGCCAGACGGCGCGCGGCATTCGACCGATCTATCCGCCGGACAAGGTGATCCAGCAGGAGGACGTCTTGCAGGTTGCGACGCACAGCCGACAGATTCAGCTGCCCAGCGATGAGGACACGATCCAGGCCCTGCCCAGAGAGTACGTTCTCGACGGCTCGGACGTGGTGCCAGATCCCATCGGCAAGCGTGCCAGCAGGCTCGAAGTTCGAACTCACGTCACAACCTGTCCTCGCAGCGACTTGGATGCACTTGGCAGGGTCGTCGAGTCTGCAGGATTAAGGATGGGGCCGATTTTGCCCAGCGGAATCGCCTCAGGTCTCGCCGCCGGTCGGTCGTCCTCGGCGAACGACTCCTTCATCATCGTTGATATCGGTTCGGGTACGACGGACATCGCGGTGTTTATTCGCGGGGCCAGCGCTTTTGCGGCCTCGCTGCCAGTGTCGAGCGAACACATCACGAACGACATCGCCGCTCTTCTGAAGATCTCGAAAGAGGATGCAGAGTCCCTGAAACTGAGCGCGGGAAACGCCGATCCGAAGGAGATCGAACAAGACGACGTCGTGAGTGTAAAACAAGTCGCAGAAGAGAGCGCAAGGCCGTTTCAACGTAAGGTACTCTGCGAAATAATCGAGAGCCGCGTCCGCGAAATCGCCCAACTGGTCAAGAACCGACTACAGGACAGCGAATTGGCTGACGAGCTCCCAAAATGCGTTCTGCTGACAGGCGGAGGGAGCCACCTGCCTGGCATGAGCGCGGTGTTCGGAACGGTGTTCGAGGGGTGTCGCTGCAGCACTGCGACACCGAGAATTGGCGGGACCAATTCTCGCCAGGTCGCTGTGCCCGAGATGGCCACTCTGGTCGGGCTGGCAGAGTACGGCTTGGACGGAGAAGACGAGCTTGTCCCCGCGAGCGGTGCGGGGAGTTGGAAAGATCGGATTCGGTCGCTGAGGCTGCGGATTGGCAGTCGCTAA
- the murG gene encoding undecaprenyldiphospho-muramoylpentapeptide beta-N-acetylglucosaminyltransferase — translation MRLAITGGGTGGHVFPALEIGRAARAAGWQVKYYGSLRGIEGGACEKAAIEFVGFASEPIYRLYTPRGWFTAAKMLQASKNALHELSIWRPDVLFSTGGYASAPVVHAARRLGIPFVIHEQNAVPGRTNRLFSKSASRVCTVFKSASQFFPGGKTVQTGLPIREQLRASAQGRLPLDQALDSDSPVVLVMGGSQGSAVLNDAVLAAAVRMVRADVQWLHITGESHYESTMRSQEKLGINGRYTIKAYLDADEMAVALFQSSLAICRSGAGTLAELAAFRKPSILVPYPRAYGDHQRVNAQEFADMKAAELLKQEDLLAASLEARVMAWLNDEARIEQAKAALAEWDRPDAAKQILAILEESAK, via the coding sequence ATGAGGCTGGCCATTACGGGTGGCGGAACAGGCGGGCACGTATTTCCCGCGCTTGAGATCGGTCGCGCGGCCCGCGCTGCTGGCTGGCAAGTCAAGTACTACGGGTCGCTGCGAGGAATCGAGGGCGGTGCGTGCGAAAAGGCGGCGATCGAGTTCGTCGGATTTGCGTCTGAGCCGATCTACCGCCTTTACACGCCTCGCGGTTGGTTCACAGCGGCGAAGATGCTGCAAGCCTCCAAAAATGCGTTGCACGAGCTAAGCATTTGGCGTCCAGACGTGCTGTTCTCGACCGGCGGATACGCGTCGGCGCCGGTCGTACACGCAGCGAGGAGGCTTGGGATTCCGTTTGTGATCCACGAACAGAACGCGGTCCCAGGCAGGACGAACAGACTTTTCTCCAAGTCTGCGAGCCGTGTTTGCACGGTATTCAAGTCTGCGTCACAGTTCTTTCCCGGCGGCAAGACCGTGCAAACAGGACTTCCGATCCGCGAGCAGTTGCGCGCAAGCGCGCAGGGTCGGCTGCCGCTCGATCAGGCTCTTGACAGCGACTCTCCGGTCGTGCTGGTGATGGGCGGCTCACAGGGCAGCGCCGTGTTGAACGACGCCGTGCTTGCTGCTGCGGTCCGCATGGTTCGAGCGGACGTTCAGTGGCTTCACATCACCGGCGAAAGCCACTACGAGAGCACGATGCGCTCTCAAGAAAAGCTTGGCATCAACGGGCGGTACACGATCAAGGCGTATCTGGACGCAGACGAGATGGCCGTCGCGTTGTTCCAGAGTTCGCTCGCAATTTGTCGGAGCGGTGCCGGGACCTTGGCTGAGCTCGCCGCTTTTCGCAAGCCGTCGATTTTGGTCCCATACCCGCGCGCGTACGGAGACCACCAGCGCGTCAACGCGCAGGAGTTTGCCGACATGAAAGCTGCCGAGCTGCTGAAGCAGGAAGACCTGCTCGCTGCATCCCTGGAAGCTCGCGTCATGGCTTGGCTGAACGACGAGGCACGGATCGAGCAGGCGAAAGCCGCGCTGGCTGAGTGGGACAGGCCCGACGCCGCCAAGCAGATATTGGCCATCCTAGAAGAGTCGGCGAAATGA